The Cloeon dipterum chromosome X, ieCloDipt1.1, whole genome shotgun sequence genome includes a window with the following:
- the LOC135945132 gene encoding carbohydrate sulfotransferase 11-like isoform X1, whose protein sequence is MVRRRNLVRKICAIFAIVICLVLQMRQTGHIEENYSRLSEGQIEQIAEGAAADMEKRRNLVKNVCKKYRLGLYEVKGKKSQLFDHPRIAIDHHFIILQEHNLTYCPINKAASSTWRHHVLHLTGISGSIPQGSILDLHQLGKALTSSIKMVTVRHPFVRLVSAFRDKLENVSATPNNPKQLYSRLVWGKIEARTGSRGSGDVTFRQFVRHLIAEPAEDLDEHWRPFYVQCMPCVVNYDVIAHVETLFRDQMYLIRAARLEGKIRPAWQNRAASGAIDPSRYFQQLSKNDVRRLHGKFRLDFELFGYDQLESYLTFAKEKD, encoded by the exons ATGGTGCGACGACGCAACCTCGTGCGTAAAatatgtgcaatttttgcaattgtgatTTGTCTCGTCTTGCAAATGAGACAAACGGGACACATTGAGGAAAATTACTCCAGGCTCAGCGAGGGACAGATCGAGCAAATTGCG GAAGGGGCCGCTGCTGACATGGAAAAGAGGCGAAACCTCGTTAAAAACGTGTGCAAGAAGTACCGTTTGGGCTTGTACGAAGTCAAGGGGAAAAAGTCGCAGCTCTTCGACCATCCTCGCATTGCGATCGACCACCATTTCATTATTCTCCA GGAGCACAACCTGACGTACTGCCCAATAAATAAAGCGGCGTCGAGCACGTGGCGCCACCATGTGCTGCATTTGACCGGAATCTCAGGATCCATTCCTCAGGGTAGCATTCTCGACCTGCACCAG CTGGGAAAGGCGCTGACAAGTAGTATCAAGATGGTGACGGTGCGGCACCCATTCGTGCGACTCGTGTCCGCCTTCAGGGACAAGCTGGAGAACGTGTCCGCCACGCCAAACAACCCCAAACAGTTATACTCGCGGCTAGTGTGGGGCAAGATCGAAGCCAGAACCGGCAGCCGCGGTTCCGGTGACGTCACCTTCCGCCAATTCGTCCGACATCTCATCGCTGAGCCCGCGGAAGA TTTGGACGAGCACTGGCGTCCGTTTTACGTGCAGTGCATGCCGTGCGTGGTGAATTACGACGTGATCGCGCACGTGGAGACACTATTCAGAGACCAGATGTACCTGATCAGGGCAGCTAGGCTTGAGGGCAAAATACGACCAGCGTGGCAGAACAGGGCGGCTTCCGGCGCCATTGACCCTAGCCGATATTTCCAGCAACTCTCCAAGAACGATGTACGCCGTCTGCACGGAAAATTCAGGCTCGACTTTGAGCTCTTCGGGTATGACCAACTTGAAAGCTACCTCACGTTCGCAAAAGAAAAAGACTAG
- the LOC135945132 gene encoding carbohydrate sulfotransferase 11-like isoform X2 has translation MVRRRNLVRKICAIFAIVICLVLQMRQTGHIEENYSRLSEGQIEQIAEGAAADMEKRRNLVKNVCKKYRLGLYEVKGKKSQLFDHPRIAIDHHFIILQEHNLTYCPINKAASSTWRHHVLHLTGISGSIPQGSILDLHQALTSSIKMVTVRHPFVRLVSAFRDKLENVSATPNNPKQLYSRLVWGKIEARTGSRGSGDVTFRQFVRHLIAEPAEDLDEHWRPFYVQCMPCVVNYDVIAHVETLFRDQMYLIRAARLEGKIRPAWQNRAASGAIDPSRYFQQLSKNDVRRLHGKFRLDFELFGYDQLESYLTFAKEKD, from the exons ATGGTGCGACGACGCAACCTCGTGCGTAAAatatgtgcaatttttgcaattgtgatTTGTCTCGTCTTGCAAATGAGACAAACGGGACACATTGAGGAAAATTACTCCAGGCTCAGCGAGGGACAGATCGAGCAAATTGCG GAAGGGGCCGCTGCTGACATGGAAAAGAGGCGAAACCTCGTTAAAAACGTGTGCAAGAAGTACCGTTTGGGCTTGTACGAAGTCAAGGGGAAAAAGTCGCAGCTCTTCGACCATCCTCGCATTGCGATCGACCACCATTTCATTATTCTCCA GGAGCACAACCTGACGTACTGCCCAATAAATAAAGCGGCGTCGAGCACGTGGCGCCACCATGTGCTGCATTTGACCGGAATCTCAGGATCCATTCCTCAGGGTAGCATTCTCGACCTGCACCAG GCGCTGACAAGTAGTATCAAGATGGTGACGGTGCGGCACCCATTCGTGCGACTCGTGTCCGCCTTCAGGGACAAGCTGGAGAACGTGTCCGCCACGCCAAACAACCCCAAACAGTTATACTCGCGGCTAGTGTGGGGCAAGATCGAAGCCAGAACCGGCAGCCGCGGTTCCGGTGACGTCACCTTCCGCCAATTCGTCCGACATCTCATCGCTGAGCCCGCGGAAGA TTTGGACGAGCACTGGCGTCCGTTTTACGTGCAGTGCATGCCGTGCGTGGTGAATTACGACGTGATCGCGCACGTGGAGACACTATTCAGAGACCAGATGTACCTGATCAGGGCAGCTAGGCTTGAGGGCAAAATACGACCAGCGTGGCAGAACAGGGCGGCTTCCGGCGCCATTGACCCTAGCCGATATTTCCAGCAACTCTCCAAGAACGATGTACGCCGTCTGCACGGAAAATTCAGGCTCGACTTTGAGCTCTTCGGGTATGACCAACTTGAAAGCTACCTCACGTTCGCAAAAGAAAAAGACTAG